In the genome of Dermacentor silvarum isolate Dsil-2018 chromosome 1, BIME_Dsil_1.4, whole genome shotgun sequence, one region contains:
- the LOC119448036 gene encoding nascent polypeptide-associated complex subunit alpha, muscle-specific form-like gives MTTAFASIPLPIKPSGGRPLPYTCAAPTFPSISCGSSSSKIATENQWFRSSGGGSRPQPPPHRSQASRLNSSSSASSAIHGGPGGEAYKTADEGADEMTRQPVYETMLDTRVKQREPDQGPDRPAQSPAITLLGPQQQPRAGPSHPVPPSPSPPGVSTTPGHKGGTTRQPPPQDARRPKRSPHQGSSRSAPVSSSTQQQPVSTPHGSSSSGGGNPSAPTPATRDHDPVFRQASAAIDQRHPPPWSPTSGNAPAGAVAVKRSIHAGVKALPLGSARRPRHSGHRNEAPPQKGSDHALKPPRAPPLADSLPSYPCDSSRKPEEKRGRPAARPKKSTEHPPRESP, from the coding sequence ATGACCACCGCTTTCGCTAGTATCCCGCTTCCGATAAAGCCATCTGGTGGCCGCCCGCTCCCTTATACCTGTGCTGCCCCTACATTCCCGAGCATCAGttgcggctcgtcgtcgtcgaagatcgcaACTGAGAACCAATGGTttcgcagcagcggcggcgggtCCAGACCTCAGCCGCCACCGCATCGGTCACAGGCCTCTCGTTTGAACAGCTCCTCGTCGGCGTCCTCCGCCATCCATGGTGGGCCCGGCGGCGAGGCTTACAAGACAGCCGATGAAGGTGCAGACGAGATGAcccgccagcccgtctacgagaCGATGTTAGACACACGTGtcaagcagcgagaacccgaccaggggCCGGACCGACCGGCCCAGAGTCCCGCAATCACCCTCCTCgggccgcagcagcagccgcgtgcagGTCCATCCCACCCGgtgccgccatcgccctcgcccccGGGAGTGTCAACCACACCAGGCCACAAGGGAGGCACCACAAGACAGCCCCCACCGCAGGACGCCCGCCGCCCCAAGCGAtcaccgcaccaggggagcagcCGCAGCGCCCCGGTATCCTCCAGTACCCAGCAGCAACCAGTCTCAACACCCcatggttccagcagcagtggcggtggcaatcCCTCAGCACCGACTCCCGCCACCAGAGATCACGACCCGGTGTTCAGGCAAGCGTCAGCGGCCATTGACCAGAGACATCCACCACCATGGTCGCCCACCTCCGGGAACGCCCCCGCCGGGGCCGTCGCCGTCAAGCGCAGCATCCACGCAGGTGTCAAGGCGCTCCCCCTAGGGTCAGCGCGGCGCCCAAGGCACAGCggccaccgcaacgaagcgccGCCCCAGAAAGGCTCCGACCATGCCCTCAAGCCACCCAGAGCACCACCACTCGCGGACAGCCTCCCAAGCTATCCCTGTGACAGTTCCCGAAAGCCTGAGGAGAAGAGGGGAAGACCGGCAGCACGACCCAAAAAATCAACGGAGCACCCTCCAAGGGAATCTCCCTAA